The stretch of DNA TGCAATGGGAATGGGAACGGCACCGCAATCAACCATCACTTATACGGCAACCTGCGTCGCCCGTAACGTTACTCCATTAGTCATATTTCCAATCATTTCGGCGGCACAGCTCAATAATGGAGAGACGGTACAAAGCAATTTGAATATTACTATTGAATGCAGTAACTCTGCGGTTTCCGGTGTAGCCACGGGCAACACGGCGATGGGATTACAAACGTCTCTGGAAGGTTATAACGCTGCCCAACAGTTAGGTTTGGTGAACAACAGTGGCGGAGTCAGCTATTTGCTCTCCAGTGGCTATGGTACTGACAGTTCAATTGCAACCGGAGTAGGGATCAGGCTGCAAAATGCCAGCACCGGTGTCAGAATGAATTTTCTCGGCTGGACCGCCTGTACCTCCTCCGGTTGCCCAAGCGGAGACAGTGCCGGATGGTATCCGGTATTAGCCGGAGCCAGTGGTAGCGGCAGTAACGCCAGCGGTTACAATAACTATACCACTACCCTTCAGGCCACATTAGAGAAGCTACCGGGGAAAACAGCAACCGCCGGAAAAGTAGATGCCACAGCCTATGTACTGGTTAAAGTACAATAACATGATGAATAATATGGTAAATCGAATGAAGAGATATAGTCTGACACTACTACTCTATCTGGGATTCATTTATGGGCTGACATCAGCTAATGCAGGTATTATGCCGTCATCAACACGTGTTATTTATCAGGAAGGTACTACCGAACAGAGCCTGATGCTGGCCAATACCAATCCTTATCCTGTGATGGTCCAAACCTGGATTGATAACGGTGAAATCGATGGAACCCCGGAAAAAGCCGATGCACCCTATATCGCTTTACCCGCCGTATTTCGTATGCAGCCAAATACCATGCAGGGCCTACGTATTATTTATAACCAGCGACCACTACCAAAAGATCGTGAATCCGTATTTTGGCTCAATCTGTATGAAGTTCCTCCCACTAAGTCTGAACAGTCATCGCCTTCATCCAAAGTAAAAATGACCATGAATACTCAGATGAAGATTTTCTACCGCCCCAAAAGTCTGAAAGAAAAGCCACAAAACTGGGCGCAGAATATGCAATTTTCGCTATTTCGCCGTGGAGATCTACTGGTTGTTCGCTGTACCAACCCAACCCCCTACTTTGCCTCTTTCGCATCCCTCAAGTTAGAGATATCTGGCAAACCCTATGCCAGCGAACAGAAACTGGACATGATGACCCCGCCCTTTGGACGGGCAGAATATGAGTTTAAACACCCCACAATGCGCAATGTATCCGGCACGGTAAACTTACAGTTTCAGCTAATTGATGATAATGGATTTAATCAGGCGGGAAGTCAGACTGTAACGGTCAATACCGTAGAGCGGTAATCAGATGACTTTATTGAGATTAAAAAACGTTTATTGAATGGAAAATCTTCTGCCGCGCGTTTAAATAACGCGGCAGAAGTTTAGCAAGGTTACCCTCTCTGACGCCGTAGTTGTACCAACCACAGACCGCCAATAGATACCACCATCAGTCCACCAAACACACAGCCAATGGCGACTACCGGCATATCCACTTTAACAGCCAGAGTATAAAGCCCCAGCATCAGTAACATAGCGGTATTCTCACCGAAGTTTTGTACCGCAACTGCGTTGCCTGCACCAACAGTCTGTTTTCCCCGATGCTGCAACAACGTATTCAACGGTACAATAAAGAACCCACCAAAAATACCGATCACCATCAGAATGGCATAAGAGAGAGACAGGCTACCCTGTAATACAAAAACGACGACACCAACACCCAATAAAATCCCGGCAGGAATACAGCGGTTTACCGTATCCAGGGTAATCCACTTCGCTGCAGCAGCAGCACCAATCACGATACCAACCGCCACCATGGCGTTAAGTAGTGTTGGTGTCAGTAACCCTTCAATATGCAAAGCAATGGGTACCCACAGGATCAACAGAAAACGCAGAGTAATACCCGCGCCCCAGAACAGGCTGGTACCGACCAGAGACATACGGGTACCCTGATCATTCCACAATACCTTCGCGGAGTCGGCGAAACGTAGCACCATCTCCTTCAAATTCCAGCGCATCCCCGGACGAGCAGGTTGTAAACGGGGAATAAAACAGTTTGCCACTACCGCACCGGCATAAACTGCGCAACACACCGCCAGCGCCAGATAAGGGCTAATATCCACCAGCCAACCTCCGGCTAAAGATCCCACCAGAATTGCTGCCAGCGTTGAAGACTCAATCAAACCATTGGCTTTCACTAACTGATCGCCATGGGTAATTTCGCCAAGAATACCGTACTTCGCCGGAGAGTAAGCCGTTGCGCCAATTCCTACCAGGGTATAGCCAAAAAATGGATCTAAACCGCCAATAATAATGGCCGCGCCCAACAGTTTGATACCGTTGGCAACCATCATCACTCGCCCTTTAGAGAAGCTATCGGCAATTTGCCCGACAAACGGAGCCAGCACCACATAAGCCACAATAAACAGCATTTGTAGTGTCGAGTGGCTCCAGAGGGGGTAAGCTTTTTGAATCAATACACCCAGCGTGGCAAAAAACAACGCACTATCGCCGAAGGCCGATAAAAACTGTGCGCTGGTGACCGCCACCATTGCACGGTTCAGCAATGGTTTTGGCGTCACATCAATTGTGGTCATAATGACTCCACGGCCTCTTCAGCCAGTTTACGCAGGGAAACAAAATCTGGCTTACCGCTGCCCAGCAGAGGAAGAGATTTAAGTACGCGAATATCGCGCGGTACCGCCAACGCAGGTAAACCCAATTCCTGAGCCGCACGGTTTAAAGCATCACGGGCTAAATCAGGCGTAGTGGTAAACAGAACGATAGACTCACCTTTTGAGACATCACTACGCACCGTTGCCGCATGCTCTGCATCCGGAGCCACTTTCTTGGCTATGGCTTCAACGCTTTCTAGTGAAACCATCTCACCCGCTACCTTAGCAAAGCGCTTAACCCGGCCTTTAATGGTACAGAAGCCATCATTATCAAATGAGACGATATCGCCGGTGTCATACCAGCCAGCTTCCATTTCGCCTTGAGCATTTTCTGCCGTTGGTGTCTCCAGCACTCCCGGATTCTCAACCCGCAGATAGCCCTTCATAATATTCGGTCCCATGACCTGTAAACGACCACCGTCTTCAATACCTGGTACGGTAATCAGCCGCGAATGGATACCCGGCAGTAATTTACCAACGGTATGGGATTTAGCCGCCATTGGTACGTTAATCGCCAGTACCGGGGCACACTCCGTTACGCCATAGCCTTCAAGAATACGGATACCAAACTTCTCCTGCCATAGTTCACGTGTGGCAGTAGACAGCTTCTCGGCTCCGGCCACCACATAACGCAGTCGGGCAAAGTCATAAGGATGAGCAAAGCGGGCATAGTTATTCAAAAAGGTTGGTGTACCAAACATCACATTACAGTTCTGGTCATATACCAGTTCAGGCACCACCCGATAATGGAGCGGGCTGGGATAAAGAAAGATTCGGCTGCCGGTCATTAATGGCGTCAGCAATCCTGCCGTCAGGCCAAAGGCATGGAATAGCGGCAAGGCAGACATAAACTTATCCTGCGCGGTAAAATCAGCCACGGTACGAATTTGTTCAACGTTTGCTAACAGGCTATCGTGAGAATGGACCACCCCTTTCGGATTGCCTTCTGAACCGGAGGTAAACAGAATAATTGCCGCATCCTCAGGTTTCTGCTTTACCATTGCCATACGAGGAAACAGCAGGTGTTTCATTACCCAGAATTTATCTTCTCCGGTGACGGTATCTTTCAGATCTTCAAGGAAATACCATTTAGCACCGGTAACCTGTTCCGCCAGATAGGTGAGTTTCCCTTTCTCAAGAAATTGACGGGAGGTAACGATGGTCTTTATTTGCGCCGCTTTTAGCGCACTTTCCAGGCCATTTACACCGGCGGTATAGTTCAGCATTGCCGGAACCCGACCACTCAACGAACAGCCAAAAATGGTTGCGGCGGTCACTACCGTATTAGGCAACAGTAATCCTACATGCTCCCCCGGTTCACTCAGTTTGCTGATAATTCGACTCAAGCCCAGCGACTTCTTCAACAGGGTGCGATATGAGTCATTTTTCATTGAAATATCAGCAATACAGGTCTTACCGATACCATAGCGTGTATGTGCTTCCAGCAGTGCTTCATATAACGTCATGCGCTGACGGGTTGCCATACGGGCATCCATCATGACTTGATGCAGACAAACGCCTGCCAGTTTACGACGCTGAGCCGCCTTTGGTGCATCCGGCATAGGAACCCGGGTTGGCGGCAGCACATGAATATTAACCTGCGGAAACAGACGCAGTTTAAATACGCCTTTCAAACGGCTCAGAAAACTAAATTCCAGGCCTTCCAGCCAGACAGGTATCACCGTTGCCTGAGAACGTGCCGCCACAAAAGCCGCCCCGTCATAAATCTTCATTAAGGAACCGGTAACGGTAATACGCCCTTCCGGGAAAATAACAATCGGACGCCCGTGCTCAATTTGTCGCACCAGAGTTTTAATTGACATGGGTTTGGAAGGATCGAGGGGTACAATATCCACATAGGGCATTAATATGCGGATAAACCAGCGCTCGGTGTACAAGCTGTAAACAGCAAAAACCGGTTTAACTGGTAAGAATAACGCCAGCAGAATGCCATCAATAAAGGAGAGATGGTTTGGGGTTATCAGTATACGTTCCTGTTTAAAGCAATCCGTATCGCCATAAACACGTACGCGAAAACATAAGCGGCATAAAGCTCTTAAAATCCGTAAAACCATTACTATCTCCCTATCGGACAACGCGATATGCGTTGATACCTCCATTTCCAGGTTAAGACAATCTATTTCTATTGCTGTTCGCGATTAATCGTTTGATCGAATAAAAAACCAGCAATAACTTCCCGAAGTAAAAAAAAACCTACGCATCCGCGTAGGTCGGTGTAATCCAGTAAATGGTTCTGACGTTGCCGCCAGAGATTCACCAATAAATACCTCTGGGATCTCAAATCTAGTCCATGGTATAGCAGACATCCAGCCAGAAAAGGCTACATAAGCGTACAAAGTGTAACGAAGCATGTAATTTTTGAATTTTCGTCAATTTTGTGACATTCCATATTGCTAATACCCCTGTTTTCCGTGAGACTTCACGATGTAAACGTTTTCTTTTATTCGGGCTGGCGGAGTAAATTATGGCAACCATTAAAGACGTAGCAAAACTGGCAGGCGTTTCTGTTGCCACAGTCTCCCGCGTCATTAATAACTCGCCAAAAGCCCGGGGTGCTACCCGAGATGCAGTACTCAACGCCATGGAGCAGTTGCAATACCATCCAAATGCCAATGCCAGAGCCCTGGCCCGCCAAACTACCGGCACCATCGGCCTGATTGTTTCCGATGTTTCCGATCCTTTCTTCGGTACCATGGTAAAAGCCACTGAACAGGTCGCCAGCGACAGCGGTAACTTTCTGCTGATTGGCAATGGCTATCATGATGAACATAAAGAACGTCAAGCCATTGAACAGCTTATCCGCCATCAGTGCGCTGCGTTAGTGGTTCATGCCAAGGCGATGAGTGATGAGGAATTGCGAGGATTGATGAACCATATTCCCGGTATGGTGCTGATTAATCGTATTCTTTCCGGACTGGAATCCCGCTGTATCGCTCTAGACGATCGCTACGGTTCTCATCTCGCTACCCAATATCTGATTCAACAAGGCCACCGTAATATCGGCATTATCTGTTCCGATCATAAGATATCCGATGCTGAGGATCGCCTTCAGGGCTATCTGGATGCCCTGAAGGAACACCAAATCACTATCAATACTAAACGTATCGCCTACGCTTCACCGGATGAAAGTGGTGGAGAGAAAGCCCTGATAGAGCTGCTGGAAAGAAACCAACAGCTTACCGCCGTGGTTTGCTATAACGACACTATGGCCGCAGGTGCCCTCTCGGTGCTCAGCGATAATAATATTCAGGTACCTGAACAAATATCGTTGATTGGTTTTGATGATGTACTCATTGCTCGCTATCTGCGTCCCGGACTAACCACTATTCGCTATCCAGTGGTATCTATGGCAAAGCAGGCTGCAGAATTGGCGTTAGCGCTGGCACAGGGAAAGACCTTATCCGATGTCACTAATTTGTTTCACCCTACCTTGGTAAAAAGACATTCGGTGACACAGCGATGATAAACCAGCAAGTTAGCCTGGTTAGTTTACGTACGCTACACAGTTAACCACCAAGCTAAATACTGCGATCCACATTCCTGATTTCTATTCCTGAGCTTTTCTCTTTTTTTATTCACCGCATAATTTCCTTCTATACCAGAAGGTGTATTCACTTATATGGATAAGATAAACGGATCACTTCCTGAAAATTCCATCATCAAAATAAAGTGTGATGCTTTTATGAGTATTACCATGTTAAAGTTAATAGGAGTTATTAAATGTTATTAAACGAGGTAATTCTTATGGGCTCTTACACTAAACAGACCATCAGTGCTCAAATTCCTGTTGAGCTGGCCCTCGCCGTTGAGAATCTGGCTATAGAGCTGGACCGTTCAAAAAGCTGGATTATAAAAGAGGCGTTACTCTCAATGCTGGCAGAAAGAGAGCGGCGACATCAAAACGTGCTGGCAGGCCTTGCAGATGTAGATGCGGGTCGTGTGGTTAGTCATTCAGACATGGTGGATTTTACCAACCGTCTCAAGAACGGCTAATAAATGGAAATTTACTGGACGCTTAAAGCTCAGGACGATCTGGAACGTCTTTATCGTTTTGCCCTTCAATATAACCGGCAACATGCTGATGATATTTTAGATCGCCTGATAACGGGATGTTCTGATCTTATGATCTGTCCCGCAATTGGCGTACCGCAAACGCGGTATGAACCTCGCGAAGTGAGAAAGGTTTTGTTCGATGACTACGAGGTCCATTATGAAGTTAAAGACAATGAAATTTTCATTGTGGATCTCTGGCATACCAAAGAAGAACGCTGACTTTTAAGTAATAGCCCCTGCTTAAAGTGCTGTTTGAGCGCAAATCTATACCTCCATCTCAATAATTCCCCTTAGTGACACGATTCATTTATCACTATTGAACATCAAGATTTTACAATTAATAAACATCAATATAAAAATTATAACATTTGGCATATCTATACCTGTGAGGTTTTATGAACTGGCGGATAGGTATCGGTGGCCGGCTATTGTTTGCTTTCTCGCTGTTAGCAACCATGACCCTGATTGCTACCGGTTTAAGTTTCCGTAGCCATGCGGAACTCGAATCACGCCTGTCGGATCTACATCAGAATCATATCGGTGCTTTATTTGCTGCTACTCAGCTTAATGACCAGAGTCGGCAAATTGTTAGTCAGGCTTCAGCACTGTCAATGGCGGAACGCCAAAGTGAACGAGAGCAGGTTAAAGATGAACTGCTCAATACGCTCAATCAAATGGAAGATTGGATGAGGCAGTTGCCCGACAAGCAACGCTATTTTCTGGAATTGAATACCCAGATCCGACAGACCATAATGGTGCTATATCAAGTAACCACTCAGCGGGCAGCCTTTGCTGCCAGCGCACACCAACACAGCCAAAAATTGAATGAAACCTTCGAAGACTGGCGACAAACATTAACCCCTTCGAACATAACCAGCCAGCTCTGGTATCTTGAGTTAGCCTTTCTGGCTGGCTATGTAGAGAAAGTCTCTGCAGCACAGAGCTTCAACGAGCTGGACTATACTTTTTTGCGTATTGAAGAGATAAGTAAACATATCGCCGAATCCGCTGAAAAAGATAAAACTCTGCAAAAGGACAAGTATCAGCAGTTGCTCAGCCTGTTAGCCAAAATATCACGCGACGGCTCGATGTTTCATGATAAGAACCAGGAACTGGATCTCTCTTATCAACAATCATTTTTGGTACTCAACAACCAACGCCATGTTCAGCAGTTGGCCCGACAAATATCCTATTACAGTCATCAAATTAATCAGGTGATTGATAATGAACTATCGGAGGCTACGCAATCCGTCGCGCAGGCAAGCCGCCTCACTCTGGGATTATCGCTGTTAAGCCTGATAATGGTTATTACCCTCTCCTGGCTATATGTACGTCGCAATATTCTGACTCGTATTCGTACATTGCAGGCCAATATGCAGGCTATTGCCAATGGACGGCTTAATACTCCAATTATCATCAGCGGTAATGATGAAATCAGCGGAATGGCTCAGGATTTGGTTTTTTTTCAGCAATCCGCGCTGCTGGCAGAACAAACCCACCGCCAACTGCAGTCAGAGATGGATGAACGCCATCAGGCCGAACAACAGTTAATGCATACCCAGAGAGAACTGGTACAGGCAGGTAAACTGGCTGCACTGGGCCAACTTAGCGTTTCTATCACTCATGAGATCAACCAACCGTTAGCGGCCATGCGTAACTATATCTTTAGCCTTGAGCATTATTTACAACAGAACAACGTGCCGCAGATTCGGCGAAAGATCGATCAGGTTGGCGAACTATTGGATAAGGTGAACAATATCACCCACAATCTGAAAAGCTTTGCCCGTAGAGCAGATAACGATCTCTCCCCGGTACATCTGCACACCGTAATTAATGCGGCAACCGGGCTACTGCAGGTTGATAATAAGGGGATTAAATTACAGATACAGCCACTGTGCCAGAATCAATCAGGGCAACAAATAGATACCGTCTGGGTTGCGGCAGAAGCTATACGTCTGGAGCAGGTACTGATCAACTTACTCTCAAATGCCATTGATGCATTGCATGCCGTTTCCGAACCGGAAATCGTTCTGACCTGGCGTACTCTGGATCATTGGGTTGAATTACTGGTGATTGATAATGGCTGTGGCATTGAACCAGAACATACTGAACGTATTTTTGACCCTTTCTTCTCGCTGAAATCAACCACCAATGGCCTCGGACTGGGGCTATCCATCAGTTATAACATCGTTCAGGACCTGTGCGGTCAGTTAAAGCTTATTAACAGCTACGCGGGCTATACCTGCTTTTCACTGAAGCTACTGCACTCAATAGCTCCGGTTGCTGCCAGTCATTAGGAGTAAATATGAATATTGAAGTAATCATTATTGATGATGAGCCCTGCATGACTGAAAGCCTGGCGGAAATGTTAACCATCGCAGGTTTCCTGCCCAGAGCTTTTGGCCAAGCCCGTCATGCACTGGAATATCTGGCGCTCAGTCGGGAATGCATTGTACTCAGCGACATTCGCATGCCGGAAATGGATGGATTGGCTTTGTTGTCTGCTATTCAGCAACTCGACAGCCAACTGCCGGTGATCCTGATGAGTGGTCATGCAGACATTCCTCTGGCTATTCAGGCAATGAAGCAAGGGGCGCAGGATTTTCTGGAGAAGCCCATCAAAACCGAGCAACTATTTCAGCAGCTGCATCTGGCTTTGAATCGCCGTCAGGCTTATCTGCAAATGCATCATAAACCTGCAGATAATGAGTATCTGACCCAGAAAATCATTGGTCGTTCTTCAGCCATTCAACATCTGCGCCAGCAGGTATCCGTACTGGCGCAGGCTCAGGTTGATACCCTGATTTATGGTGAAACTGGCAGCGGCAAAGACGTGGTGGCTGAAGCTATTCATCACAGCGGCCCCCGGACTCATAAGCCGTTTATTGCCATTAACTGTGGTGCTATGCCAGAAAATCTGCTGGAAAGTGAGCTGTTTGGCCATGAAGCGGGTTCTTTTACCGGTGCTCAAAAACGACATATTGGCAAAATAGAGGCAGCTAACGGGGGAACCTTATTCCTTGATGAAATCGAAAGTATGCCACTGGCAGCCCAGATTCGCCTGCTGCGCGTATTACAAACCCGCACTATTGAACGCGTAGGCAGCCACCAGCTTATTCCGGTGGATATTCATGTGCTAGCTGCCAGTAAGATGGACCTCACCCATCTCAGTCGTCAGGGGCTATTTCGTAGCGATCTGCTTTACCGATTAAACGTTGCCAATTTACATATTCCTCCGCTACGGGAACGGGAGAATGACATCCTGCTACTGTTTGAATATTTCTGCCAGCAGGCTGCCCGGCAATATCAAAGGGAAGTTCCTTCAATTAAACCCAGTCAGCAAAACAAGCTGCTTAACTATTTGTGGCCCGGCAATGTGCGGGAACTGATTAACGTGGCCAACCGCTATGTGTTAGGCATTTCTGGCGATGGCATCAATCTGAATGAAGAGAACCTCAGCGCTACCGCAGAGTCTGAGCTGAACGACCTTGAATATCATCTTGATAGTTATGAAAAGAGCATTCTGATTTCGACACTGGAAACCTGTGCAGGGGAGCTTAGTGAAGTGGCGATGCGCCTCAATCTGACGCGCAAGACCCTGTATCGAAAAATGAAGAAGCATGGACTGGATAAGCGTTACTTTCAGGATCTGGATGGGACAATGTTGTCTTCCTGATCCGAATAAAAAGGACAAAATTGTCCATTAATCCTGACTCTGGTACCAAGAACTCCCGAATATCCATAAGATTTTGTTAATTTAATGTTGGCATTGTTATTGCAAAGTTAAATATGAATTCCCCAAAAATGCATGATGTGACGATCGCGACAGGACGTCTTAATAAAAATAACGACTACCCTAACCCGCATGAATGAGGATGTAACAATGACCAAAATGACAACCAGAATCTTATTTTACTGGCTGACCGCACAAATGATCCTGGCGGCTGGACTGCTGTTTTCATCCGCCATGGCAGCTGACTGTAGTAACAGAGGCGATCTGGACGATCGCTACTGTGATGAAAACCGCGACATGGTGGCAGATACGCCAACCGATCCTAAAGAACTAAAAAATCCCGGAACCTTAGTATTCAGCTACACGCCAGTAGAAGATCCCGCTGTGTATAAAGATGCCTTCGCTGACTTCCAGAAATACCTGTCTGATAAAACCGGTAAAAAAGTGATCTATTACTCTGTTCACTCAAACTCGGCTCAGGTTGAAGCAATGCGTTCCGGCCGTCTGCATATTGCCGGATTCTCTACCGGGCCAACGGGTTATGCCGTTAACTTAGCCGGTTATGTACCTATCGCGGTTAAAGGCACAGAAAAAGAGTTTCAGGGCTACAACCTGATTGTGCTGGTAAAAGCCGATAGCCCCTACAAAACTATGGACGACCTGAAAGGTAAAGTAGTGGCTCACACCTCTGTTTCTTCCAACTCGGGTAATCTGGCCCCTCGCGCTCTGTTCCCAAAAATCGGCATCACTCCGGATGAAGACTACAAAGTAGTTTACTCTGGTAAACACGACCAGTCAGTTATGGGTGTCCTTAGCGGTGACTATGACGCAGCACCTGTCGCATCAGATGTTTATGAGCGTATGGTTGAAGCTGGCCGAGTGAAAGCCAAAGACTTTCGCACCATCTATACCAGCGCTCGCTTCCCAACTTCTGCCTTTGGTTACGCGTACGATCTGGACCCTGAACTGGTAGCTAAAATAAAAGCGGCTTTTACTTCTTACCGCTTCCCACCAGAAATGCAGGAAACTTTCGGTGGAGCCGATCGCTTTTACCCAATTAACTATAAAGATGACTGGCAGGTAGTACGTGATATCGCCTTTGCTACCGGCACCGCCTACAGCAAAAACGGCCTGCAACAGTTAGCTGAAAAAGAAGCCGCTGACGCTGCAAAAAAACGTCAGGCTGAATCTGCTGGTGCCAAAGCACAGTAATCCGCAGCTCCCCTTATATTCATTATCATCAATCGGGATAGCCTTGTGCTATCCCGCAGGAGGCCTGTTACCATGTCGATGCCATCGTCCCTTTCACCACAGAATTCACTACACAATTACCTCAGCATTCGGCAGCTTAATCATGCCTATCGGGCAGGAAAACCAATTCTGAAAGATATCAACATTGATATCGACCAGCCCGGTATCGTCGCCATTATTGGTCCATCGGGCACCGGAAAAAGTACCCTGTTACGCTGTATTAATCGTCTGATTACTCCCACTACCGGTGAGATTCTGTTTCAGCATGCAGATTTGGTTAAAGTTCAGGGTAAAGCCTTGCGTCATCTGCGTCGCCAGATAGGCATGGTGTTTCAGGAATATAATCTAGTAGAGCGCCTGAGCGTTATTGAAAACGTATTAACCGGACGTCTTGGCTATATGAATGCCTGGCAGGCCTGGCGGCGTAAATTTTTGCAGGAAGATATCGATCGCGCCTTTGAGCTATTAGGCCACGTTGGGTTAACAGAATTCGCCACCCAACGAGCAGATAGTCTGTCCGGAGGCCAGCGCCAGCGAGTAGGCATCGCCAGAGCATTAATGCAGAATCCTCATATTCTGCTTGCCGATGAGCCAACCTCATCATTAGACCCCAAAACCGCAGTAGAAATTATGGAACTTATGGATAAGCTGGCGGCCAGCAAAGGTATTCCTACTCTGGTGAATATTCATGACGTAAAACTGGCCCAGCGTTTTGCCAAACGCATCATTGGTATGAGCGGCGGACGCGTAGTTTACGACGGCCCGGCTCAGGGCATTACCGATACTCACCTGAAAGAAATCTACGGGGGTGAGTCATGGCTAGTGTAACCCCACATTTAAATCCGTTTAAAACTAATTGGCTGATGCGCGTCGGAACCCTGGTGGTCGCGGGATATATTCTGTATGCATTCAGCAATATGGGTCTTAATTTCCAGCGTATGGCTATCGGTATGGAACACGCCGAACGCCTGCTCAGCCGTATGTTCCCACCCAATTTTGAACGTTGGGAACTATTGCTACACGATCTGATGGAAAGCCTGCAAATAGCGATCATTGCCAGCGCTGTCGGCATTATCATTTCTCTGTTTGTCGGGCTATTTGCCGCCCGCAATCTGATGCCCAATATTATCAGCGCACCGGCACGAGTTATCATTGCCATTTGCCGTACTTTCCATCCGGTGATTATTGCTATTTTATTTGTAAAATCCGTTGGTTTTGGTGCACTGGCAGGGATTCTGACCCTCATCGTGGCTTCTATCGGTTTTATCGCCAAACTGTTTGCCGAAGCGATTGAAGAAATATCACTTAAGCAGGTGGAAGCCATTCGGGCTACCGGAGCCAGTTTTGTCAGCCTGATTTTGTTTGCAGTACTACCGCAGGTTTTTTCCCGTTTTATTGGTTTTTCAACCTACCAGTTAGACTCAAACCTGCGTAACTCAACCATGGTTGGCCTGGTAGGTGCTGGCGGTCTGGGTGGCACGCTATTCTCCGCCTTCCAGCGCTTTGATTATGATTTTGTCACCGCCATTTTGCTCACCATTATTGCTCTAATCCTGTTGGGTGAAGCCCTGTCTAATCTGGTACGGAGGGTCTTTTCATCATGACAGCCTTACCTGTAACTTCCTCACCTCAAACGGACGCTATGACTATGAATACTGCTCCGGCCAAATATCAGCGTTTTACGCCGCTACAACGAGCTGCACGCTATTTAGTCTATGTCATCATGCTGGCATCATTGTTTGCTTCATTAAGAACCGTTGAGGTCATTCCTGAGTTTCTTTACGACGCTCCTACTCAGATGGCCGATATGTTTGAACGCATGTGGCCACTGGATATCGCAGCTTATCCAGGGACCATTCATCAGGCATTAATGGAAACCCTGAATATTGCCACCCTGGGTACTTTGCTTTGCCTGATTCTGGCAGTGCCATTAGCTCTGCTAAATGCCCGAAATGTGATGCCGTCAAGAATTGTTAACTGGCTGGCACAAACCTGTCTGGTCACCTCCCGCTCGGTTAACTCACTGGTGTGGGCGCTGTTGTTTGTGGCTATTTTCGGCCCTGGCACAATTGCCGGTGTGCTGGCGGTGGCTCTGCGTTCC from Limnobaculum xujianqingii encodes:
- the phnE gene encoding phosphonate ABC transporter, permease protein PhnE, which produces MASVTPHLNPFKTNWLMRVGTLVVAGYILYAFSNMGLNFQRMAIGMEHAERLLSRMFPPNFERWELLLHDLMESLQIAIIASAVGIIISLFVGLFAARNLMPNIISAPARVIIAICRTFHPVIIAILFVKSVGFGALAGILTLIVASIGFIAKLFAEAIEEISLKQVEAIRATGASFVSLILFAVLPQVFSRFIGFSTYQLDSNLRNSTMVGLVGAGGLGGTLFSAFQRFDYDFVTAILLTIIALILLGEALSNLVRRVFSS
- the phnE gene encoding phosphonate ABC transporter, permease protein PhnE — encoded protein: MTALPVTSSPQTDAMTMNTAPAKYQRFTPLQRAARYLVYVIMLASLFASLRTVEVIPEFLYDAPTQMADMFERMWPLDIAAYPGTIHQALMETLNIATLGTLLCLILAVPLALLNARNVMPSRIVNWLAQTCLVTSRSVNSLVWALLFVAIFGPGTIAGVLAVALRSVGFVGKLLAEALEEINMGSIEALKATGASMPSILVKGYWPQVVPAFFSIVLFRWDINVRESAVLGLVGAGGIGVVLNDAMNLFQWQLVATILVSILVVVLLAEWVVVRVRKKLI